Genomic segment of Vicinamibacterales bacterium:
GCCCCGGCGGCGTTGTTCCACTTGCGCTCGAAATTCTGCCGGAACCACTCGAAGAACCACGGCTTGGCGGTGAAGTAGTTGTGCTCGTACTGCGACGTGTTCGACTCGTTGGTCCAGTTGGACGAGCCGAAGATCGTCGTCGCCTGTCCGTAGAGCAGCGTGCTCTTCTGGTGGAGGAAGCCTTCGTGCGCGCGATCGCGGATCTGCACGCCCGCCATGTAGAGGCGATCGACCTGATACGCCTGCCAGAAGTTCGAGGGATTGCGGTAGCGCTCCCCCTCGACGATCAGCCGCACGGGGACGCCGCGCCTGGCGGCGCGAATCAGGCCGTCGGCATGATTGGCGTCCGTGATCTTGTACATCACGCTGTCGATGCGCACCTGCTCGGCGTCGTAGAGCGGCACGGATCGGGTGGCGAAATTCTCGAACGGTACGAAGCTGAGATCGGGATCGATCGCGTAGAGGGGGTAGCGCCGCACCGGCGCCGACGCGATGTTGGCGTAGTCATAGAATGCCGCCGCGTCCACCCACGCGTCGTCGAACTTCCGGCGGAAGCTGTCGACGAGGCTCGGCTGATCCGTGAAATAGATTCCCTCGTCGGTGTAGTTGGCGTAGGGGACGATCGGCTTGAAGTAGAAGTCCGAGTAGTTGGCGGCGCTCCACTCCACGACGTTCTGCGCGTCGAAGATCATGAACTTCCAATGGAGCATGCCGCCGCCGCTCTTGGCGCGCATGGGGATGCCGGCATCTCTCAGGCGCGCCAGGATGATCTCGTTCTTCGGCGTGGTGAGATTGCGGCGGGGCTCCATCAGGACGCGCACGCGCACGCCGGCCTGGTGGCGCGCGATGATCGCGTCCGCCATCGCGTCGTCCTCCATGAAGAGCATGGCGAGATCGATGGCCGTCGGTTCGTTCTGAATGCGCGAGAGGAGCAGCGCGCGGCAGTCCTGAAACGACGGGTCGCACATCAGCTCGGCCGCTGCGGCCCGGGAGGACAGCGCGAGGAGGAGGACTCCGAGGTTGAAGAGAAGGCGCCTACCCATGGCGCGCCCTGAAAGCACGGGGTGTGCCGGACGGGCTTCAAGCTGTTCCGTATCGTGTAGAATCGATTGGATTTACCGTCCGGTGTGGTAGAATGATTGTGCGGTCGCGTTTCAGCGGCCGCGTTCAAACGTCAAAAATGCTCCATTTTTTCCGTGCTGCCACACGTGTGGCTACGTTTCGCTTCGCGCTTGCCACGGCTGTTCTGGCGCTGCCGGGTTCCACCGCCGCCGGGCGAACGGTCGAGCCGTCGGCAGCAACCTCAGCCGCGGCGGCGCGGAAAGCCGTTACCACTGTGGCAGCGGAGTTCGACGCCGCCGCGTGGGCGCCGGCGCTCCGCGGCGGGATCGATCCCGCGCTGTTCGCCCTGGCGATGGACGCCGCCGCGCAGGCCGTCTCCCGCGGTGACGCGGCCGAGCCACGCACGCTGACGGTGATCGACTTCTCGCGTCCCTCCACCGAGAAGCGGATGTGGGTCTACGACCTCCGATCGCGCGCGCTGTTGTTCCACGAGCTGGTGGCGCACGGGCGGGGCAGCGGCGCGAATCTCGCGACGGCGTTCTCGAACGTGCCGGAGAGCAACCAGTCGAGTCTCGGCCTCTTCCGGACGGCCGAAGCTTACATGGGCAAGCACGGTCTGTCGCTGCGCCTCGACGGGCTCGAGCGGGGGATCAACGATCGGGCACGGGAGCGGGCGATCGTGATTCACGGCGCCGACTACGTGAATCCCGCCACGGCGCACGCGCTGGGACGTCTCGGCCGCAGTCTCGGCTGCCCTGCGGTCCGGCCCGAGATCGCGGCGTCGCTGATCAACGCGGTGAAGGGGGGCGGGCTGCTGTTCGCCTATTACCCGAATCGCTCCTGGCTGTCGTCCTCGACGTACCTCAACTAGCCGAACTGCCTCATAATGCGCGCCATGCCGGCGCGCGCGATCCTCGTGCTCTTCCTGCTGTCCCTGACGCAGGACGCGCCGCGCCCGGCTGCGGACATGCCCGCCGCCGATCTCTTCGACGCGTATCTCGCCGGGAAGCAGATCGACAGCGCCATCGCTCGCTTCGTCCAGACGAACGGCTTCGTCATGGATCTGCGATCCGCCGCGTACCCGTGGATCGACGCCGCGCCGCCGGAGGCCCGCAGGCGCCGCCTCGCGGTTGCGTCCGCCGCGCTCGAGGTCGCGGCTGCCGATCTGCGCGCCAGGGAAGCGCAGCGCGCGCTGCTTCCGTGGGCCGCGGCGCTGCTGACCGAGCATCCGCCGTCTGACGGCGAGCGCGCCTGGCACCGTGCGGCCAACGCCCTCGTGCAGCGCACCCGTGATGCCTTCCTCGTCAATCTTCCCGTTCAGAGCCTCGCGCGGTTCCCTGACGACGACCGGCTGCTGCTGGCGCGGCTGCTCGCGCGCGAACAGGAGAGCTGGAACGTCGTGAAGATGCAGGCCCGGGCGGGCGACCCCGGCGCCGCGATGCTGCAGTCGCTGGCGAAGGACTTCGAGGGCTTGACGTCGCGCCGCGTCGTGGAGGCCGAGGCGCGCCTCCGCGTCGGGCTCACCTATCTGCGGCTCGGGCGGCACGCCGACGCGTGGACCCAGTTGGCGCGCGTCGAGCCGTTGACCGGCGATCGGTTCCTGCTGTATCTCTCGCGCTACTTCAGCGGCCGCGCGCGGCTCGGCATGGCGGACGTGCCCGGCGCCGCGGCGGCGTTCGCGTCCGCGCTCGAGCTGTTCCCGCGGGCGCAGTCGGCCTCGTTCGCCCTGGCCGGGATCCTGTTCCGCGGACCGGACCGTGCGCGCGCGCCAGGGGTTGTCGAGGCGGCGGTCGCGGGGACGGACGCCGCCCCGGATCCGTGGCGAACGTATCAGGACGGGGACTATCGCTTCTGGCCCGAGCTGGTGGCGCAGCTCCGGACGCAGCTTCGATGACGCCGCGGCCGACGCTCGCCTGCGGTGTGCTGTTCGCGGCCGTGGTGTCGGTCGCAGCGAGCCAGGTGCCGTTCCGGTCGGAGCGGACCGTGGTATCGGTCGTCGTCTCGGTGCGGTCCGGCAACGCCCCGGTCACCGCCTTGACGGCAGCGGATTTCCGGCTGACCGACAATGGCCACGGGCAGAGGATCGACGCAGTCTCGATGGAGAAGCTGCCGATCGATCTCACGCTGGCGATCGACACCAGCGGCAGCACCGCAACCGGCGTCGGCCGGCTGGTTGCCGAGGCGGCGTCGCTCGCGCGCCGGCTTCGTGCGAGCGACCGGTTCCGGCTGTTGTCCATCGACACGATGGTGCACGAAGTCCTCCCGTTGCGGAGCGCGGCGGAGCAGATCTGGCCGGCGCGGATTCCGTTCAATGGCGCGAGCGCGGTGCACGACGCGCTGTTCGCCGGGCTGGTGACTCCGGTGGACGCCGATCGCCGGCATCTGTTCATCGCGCTGACCGACGGCGTCGATACCATCAGCGCGCTCGACGCCGGTGCGGTTCGCGACGCCGCCGAACGCTCCGACGTCCTGCTCCACATCGTCACGGTGACGTTCGCGGCGGCGCCGCCGCCGGTGCCGCCGAACTGGCTGCCCCGGCGCGACGCCGATCTGGAAGTGCTGCGCGAGGCGGCACGGCGCACGGGAGGCGACATGCACGCGGGCGGTCAGCTCGGGCCCGATTCGCTGCGCGCGGTCACCGCGGCGCTGGAGGATTTTCGATCCAGCTACGTGCTGCGCTATTCCCCCACGGATGCGGCCCCCGGCTGGCACGCGCTGGAGGTCCGCCTGAACCGCCGCGAACCATGGACCGTGAGAGCCCGTCGCGGGTACTTCCGCTGAACGCGGAGCGCGGTCAGCGGAGAGCGGCAAGCGGTGGAGATGAGCGGGAGATCCATGAATCGACGTGAGTTGCTGCAGTCGGTCGCCGGCGTCCTCGCGGTTCCGACCGTGTCGGGCACGGCCGTCACTCAGAGCCTGAGCGCGCCGGCGGACGACCGTGCGATCTGGGTCGGGCTGCTCCGGCGTCTCGCCGATCCGGTGCTGAGGCATCTCGCCGCGGGAACGCTCAAGGCGCGGATGCCCGTGGAGCAGGCGGCGGGGGGGAATCGGGCGGACGTCACGCATCTCGAAGCGCTCGGGCGTCTCGTCGCCGGCGTCGCCCCGTGGCTCGAGCTGGCCGCGGATTCGTCCGAGGAGGGGCGGGCGCGCGGCGCGACGGCGGAGCTCGCGCGTGCCGCCATCGATCGGGCGGTCGATCCGGCCTCGCCCGATTTCCTGAACTTCACGCGCGGCGGCCAGCCGCTGGTCGACGCGGCCTTCCTCGCGCACGGACTGCTGCGCGCGCGGCGGACGCTGGTCGAGCCGCTCGACGCGCGGGCCGCACGGAATCTCCTCGCGGCGCTCGAGTCGACGCGCGTCATCACGCCCGGCTACAACAACTGGCTGCTGTTCTCGGCGATGGTCGAGGCCGGCGTGTCGGCGCTCGGCGGCCGTGCCGATTTGATGCGCGTGGACTACGCCGTCCGGCAGCACGAGGCCTGGTACAAAGGCGACGGCGCCTATGGCGACGGTCCCGCGTTTCACTGGGACTACTACAACAGCTTCGTGATCCAGCCGATGCTGCTCGACGTGCTCGAGGTGTTCCGCGAACGCCAGCCCGCCTGGAAGACGCTATCCGCGCGGGTGGAGGAGCGGGCGCGGCGGTACGCCGCGGTGCAGGAGCGGTTGATCGGCCCCGATGGGAGCTTTCCGCCGCTCGGCCGATCGCTGGCCTACCGCTGCGGCGCGTTCCAGTTGCTCGCCCAGATCGCGCTGCGCCGCGCCCTGCCCGAGAACGTGTCGCCGGCCCAGGTGCGCGGCGCGCTGACCGCCGTGATCCGCCGTACACTCGAGGCGCCGGGCACCTTCGATACGGACGGATGGCTGCGGATCGGGTTCTGCGGTCATCAGCCGGGCGTCGGCGAGTCGTACATTTCCACCGGCTCTCTCTACCTGTGCGCGACCGCGTTTCTGCCGCTCGGCCTTCCGGCGGCGGATGCGTTCTGGGCGGCCGCGCCGGAGCCGTGGACCGCACGGCGCGCCTGGTCGGGTCAGCCGTTCGCGATCGACAAGGCGATTTCGGTGTAGGAGTTCAGAGATGCCGAGTTTCATCCGCACCCTGCCATTCGCCGCCGCGGGCGCCGCGGCGGTGTCCTGGGCCGCGATTGCCGCGGTGCCGCAGCCGCCGCCGTCGCGGCCGAACATCGTCCTCATCCAGGCCGACGATCTCGGCTACGGCGATCTGAGCGCTTACGGGCAGGCGCGGTTCCGCACTCCGTCGCTGGATCGCCTGGCGGCCGGCGGCATCCGCTTCACGCAGTACTACGCCGGCAGCACCGTGTGTGCGCCTTCGCGCGCCGCGCTCATGACCGGCCTGCACACCGGCCACGCGTGGATTCGCGGCAACGGCGAGATCCCGCTGCGTGACGAGGACGTCACCATCGCGATGGCGTTGAAGGACGTTGGCTATCGCACCGCCGTCATCGGCAAGTGGGGGCTCGGCCGTCCCGGCACCCCGGGACAGCCGGATCGGAAGGGTTTCGAGTACTCGTTCGGATTCCTCGATCACCGCCACGCGCACCGCCAGTACACCGATCACCTGTTTCGCAACAGCGAGCCGGTGGCGACGGACCTCGAGAAGGACTACGTGAACGACCTCTTCACGCGCGAGGCGGCGGCGTTCATCGAGCGCGCCGATCCGCGGCCGTTCTTCCTCTATCTCAATTACACCGTGCCGCACGCGGAGCTGCGCGTGCCGGAAGATTCGCTCGAAGCGCTGCGCGGCCGGTTTCCGGAAACGCCGTTCGCCAATGCCGCCGCAGACGGCCGCCCGACCGGCCCGGACGGCCCGTCCCTCGGATACCGATCCCAGCCGGCGCCGAAGGCGGCGTTTGCCGCGATGATCGTCCGCATGGATCGCGACATCGGGCGGCTGCACGATCTGCTGCGCTCGCGCGGTCTCGATCGCCGCACGCTGCTGATGTTCGTCAGCGACAACGGTCCGCACCAGGAAGGGGGCGCCGCGCCGGCCTTCTTCAAGAGCTCGGGCGGTCTGCGCGGGATCAAACGCGATCTCTACGAAGGCGGGATCCGCGTGCCGATGATCGCGAGCTGGCCCGGCACCATCCCGGCGGGGCGCGTCAGCGCGCATCCGTGGACGCACTGGGACATGTTTCCGACGCTCGCCGAGATCGCCTCGGCGAAGGTGCCGGCCGGGATCGACGGTCTCTCGATGGCGCGCGCGCTCCGCGGCGAACGCCAGCGCCAGCACGAGTTCCTCTACTGGGAGTTCCACGAGCGCGGCTTCCAGCAGGCGGTGCGGATGGGACGATGGAAGGCGGTGCGGCTGGCGAAGGATCAGGCGCTCGAGCTGTACGATCTCGAGCACGATCCCGCGGAATCGAGCAACGTCGCCGCGGCCAATCCCGCCGTGGTGCAGAAGATCGAAGCGTACCTCCGCACCGCGCGCACCGACAGCGAGCGGTGGCCCGTCAAGGCGAACGACCGGCGGGAGTGACAACGAACGTCACCCGCCGAATTCTGTCAGTCGCCGCGCCGATCGTGCGCTGCACATAAGTGCTTGCAGGTGCAGCGATTGACGCCCTGACGCCGCCGCGCGCCGCCGTGGCACCGGCGTTGCTCTGTCGTCCAGCTCATGAAACGCCACGCGGACGGCTTCACGCTCATCGAGCTGCTGATCGTCGTCGCCATCATCGGCATCATTGCGGCGATCGCCATTCCCGGCCTGGTCCGCGCCCGTATCTCCGGCAACGAAGCGTGGGCGATCGGCTCGCTCCGCGCCATCGGCAGCGCGCAAGGGACGTTCGCCGCCAGCTGCGCGAGCGGCCGCTACGCCCAGGGGCTGGATACGCTCGGGAGCGGCCCGTCGGGCGGCGCGCCGTTCCTCAGCCCGGATCTCGCGCAGGCGCCGAGCGTCAGCAAGAGCGGCTACACGGTGTCGATGACCGGCACCGCGGTCAGCGGGTTCACCGCGTGCAACGGCGCGGCGAATCTGGCGTCGGGCTTCCACGCCTGGGCCGATCCGATCGCGGTCAGCACCGGCACGCGATACTTCATGCTCAACACGACCGGCAGCGTGTGGCAGGCGACCAGCACGATGTCCGGCGCGAGCGATTCGGCCGCGCCGTCTGGGGCGGTCACGATCCAGTAGCCGGTTGCCAGTAGCCGGTTGCCAGTTGCCGGTTGCCAGTTGCCGGTTGCCAGTTGCCGGTTGCCGGTTGCCGGTTGCCGGTTGCCGGTTGCCAGTTGCCGGTTGCCAGTTGCCGGTTGCCGGTTGCCGGTTGCCGGTTGCCAGTTGCCGGTTGCCAGTTGCCGGTTGCCGGTTGCCGGTTGCCAGTTGCCGGTTGCCAGTTGCCAGTTGCCAGTTGCCGGTTGCCGGTTGCCGGTTGCCGGTTGCCAGCTTCCAGCTTCCGGCTCCTCGCTCCCTATTCCCGCCGCAGCGCCGCGAGGGGGTTGAGCCGTGCGGCGCGGCGCGCGGGCAGCCAGCACGCGGCGACGGCGACGGCCATCAGGCCGAGTGGTACCAGCACGAACGTCGGCGGATCGAGCGGGCTCACCTGAAACAGCACGCCGCGGATCACTCGCACCAGCCCCAGCGACAGGGCCACTCCGGCGGCGATTCCGATCGTCGTCAGCCACAGGCCGCGTGCCATGACCAGGCGCAGGAGATCGTGCGGCTGTGCGCCGAGCGCGCTGCGCACGCCGATTTCGCGCGTCCGTTGTGTCACCGCATACGAGAGGATTCCGTAGAGCCCGATCGCGACCAGCGTCAGCGCGAGCAGGCCGAGCATGCCGAGCAGCGCCGCGGAGAGCCGCTCGGCATACAGCGACCCGTTGCGCTGCGCGTCGAGCGTCTGCAGGTTCGACACGGCCAGACCCGGATCGAGGTTCTGAATTTCCGCGCGCACCGCGCCAAGCACGCCGCGTGGATCGGCAGCGGAGCGGACGTGAATCGTCACGTTCGATGAATACAACTGCGACAACGGCAGGAAGATCGTCGGCCGTGGTTCTTCGGTGATCTTCCTGGCCCGGGTATCGCGCACCACGCCGACGATCTCCACGACACGGCGGCCGCGATCGAGCCGCTTGCCGACGGCGTTCTGGCCGGGCCAGAACCGCCGGACCAGCGCTTCGTTGACGATGGCGACCGGCGCCGCGTCGAGGCGGTCGGCCTCGGTGAACTCGCGGCCTGCGGCAAGCGGCGTTCCGAGCGTGCGGAAGTACCCCGGACTGACCGTGTTGAAGTCGAACGCCAGCCGCTCGCCGGCCGCCGGCCGATAGCCCTCGGGGCGCGCGCCGCTCACCCAGAGGCTGTCGCTGAACGCCACGATCGTGCCGAACGCGACGCTCTCCACCCCCGGCTGCGCGGCGACCTGGTTGTGCAGCGCCGCGATGAACTGCCGTCCGCGGTCGACGTCGTAGTGGTTCATGTTGAGATCGAACGACGCGGTCATGACCTTCGTCGTGTCGATGCCGCTGTCGACCGCCTGGATCGCGCGCAGGCTCTTGATGCAGAGCAGCGCCCCGACGAGGACGACGATCGACAGCGCCGTCTGCACGACGATGAGCAGACTGCCGGCCCGCCAGGTGCCGCGGCTCGGCGCGGACACATCTACCTTCAGCGCCGGCAGGACATCGGCGGCGAGCGCCTGGCGCGCGGGCGCGAGGCCGAACACGATGCCGGTCAGCAGCGCCAGAGTCGCCGCAAACGCCAGCGCCCGCGCATCGATCGCGGCGTCGAGCGAGTGCGGGATGTAGGTGACCTGCTGCTGGAATCCGACGAGCACCTCCGCGATCTTCGACGCGACGACGATTGCGGCGGCGCCGCCGATCGATGCGAGCAGCACGCCCTCGGTGAGTAATTGCCGGACGATGCGGCCGCGGCCGGCGCCGGCGGCCAGACGGATGCCCATCTCCTTGCGGCGGACGACGGCGCGGGCGAGCAGCAG
This window contains:
- a CDS encoding prepilin-type N-terminal cleavage/methylation domain-containing protein — its product is MKRHADGFTLIELLIVVAIIGIIAAIAIPGLVRARISGNEAWAIGSLRAIGSAQGTFAASCASGRYAQGLDTLGSGPSGGAPFLSPDLAQAPSVSKSGYTVSMTGTAVSGFTACNGAANLASGFHAWADPIAVSTGTRYFMLNTTGSVWQATSTMSGASDSAAPSGAVTIQ
- a CDS encoding arylsulfatase; translation: MPSFIRTLPFAAAGAAAVSWAAIAAVPQPPPSRPNIVLIQADDLGYGDLSAYGQARFRTPSLDRLAAGGIRFTQYYAGSTVCAPSRAALMTGLHTGHAWIRGNGEIPLRDEDVTIAMALKDVGYRTAVIGKWGLGRPGTPGQPDRKGFEYSFGFLDHRHAHRQYTDHLFRNSEPVATDLEKDYVNDLFTREAAAFIERADPRPFFLYLNYTVPHAELRVPEDSLEALRGRFPETPFANAAADGRPTGPDGPSLGYRSQPAPKAAFAAMIVRMDRDIGRLHDLLRSRGLDRRTLLMFVSDNGPHQEGGAAPAFFKSSGGLRGIKRDLYEGGIRVPMIASWPGTIPAGRVSAHPWTHWDMFPTLAEIASAKVPAGIDGLSMARALRGERQRQHEFLYWEFHERGFQQAVRMGRWKAVRLAKDQALELYDLEHDPAESSNVAAANPAVVQKIEAYLRTARTDSERWPVKANDRRE
- a CDS encoding murein L,D-transpeptidase catalytic domain family protein, producing MAAEFDAAAWAPALRGGIDPALFALAMDAAAQAVSRGDAAEPRTLTVIDFSRPSTEKRMWVYDLRSRALLFHELVAHGRGSGANLATAFSNVPESNQSSLGLFRTAEAYMGKHGLSLRLDGLERGINDRARERAIVIHGADYVNPATAHALGRLGRSLGCPAVRPEIAASLINAVKGGGLLFAYYPNRSWLSSSTYLN
- a CDS encoding DUF2264 domain-containing protein; this translates as MNRRELLQSVAGVLAVPTVSGTAVTQSLSAPADDRAIWVGLLRRLADPVLRHLAAGTLKARMPVEQAAGGNRADVTHLEALGRLVAGVAPWLELAADSSEEGRARGATAELARAAIDRAVDPASPDFLNFTRGGQPLVDAAFLAHGLLRARRTLVEPLDARAARNLLAALESTRVITPGYNNWLLFSAMVEAGVSALGGRADLMRVDYAVRQHEAWYKGDGAYGDGPAFHWDYYNSFVIQPMLLDVLEVFRERQPAWKTLSARVEERARRYAAVQERLIGPDGSFPPLGRSLAYRCGAFQLLAQIALRRALPENVSPAQVRGALTAVIRRTLEAPGTFDTDGWLRIGFCGHQPGVGESYISTGSLYLCATAFLPLGLPAADAFWAAAPEPWTARRAWSGQPFAIDKAISV
- a CDS encoding VWA domain-containing protein, coding for MTPRPTLACGVLFAAVVSVAASQVPFRSERTVVSVVVSVRSGNAPVTALTAADFRLTDNGHGQRIDAVSMEKLPIDLTLAIDTSGSTATGVGRLVAEAASLARRLRASDRFRLLSIDTMVHEVLPLRSAAEQIWPARIPFNGASAVHDALFAGLVTPVDADRRHLFIALTDGVDTISALDAGAVRDAAERSDVLLHIVTVTFAAAPPPVPPNWLPRRDADLEVLREAARRTGGDMHAGGQLGPDSLRAVTAALEDFRSSYVLRYSPTDAAPGWHALEVRLNRREPWTVRARRGYFR
- a CDS encoding ABC transporter permease; its protein translation is MHQDLRYAVRMLLRQPGFSIVAIVTLALGIGANTAIFSLLDKVIVRPLPVEAPERLVAFDANDSPLIVSNPVYEALRDRAPALASLAAHAERPLTLSGGTHGERVTGAIVSGNYFRTVGITAAVGRLFGADEDRAGGTHAVAVISHGLWRRAFAADPGVIGRRITVNARTLTVAGVLPSGFFGTTRGISVDVYIPRMMAPAIEPHSEDALTATNWGWLHVIARLAPGATMAQAQAALDPAFEEFGFGRKAAGNPKKDSFNLGPLPAVRLRDGSRGDTDDVDGLELPLKMVMAAVGLVLLIACANIASLLLARAVVRRKEMGIRLAAGAGRGRIVRQLLTEGVLLASIGGAAAIVVASKIAEVLVGFQQQVTYIPHSLDAAIDARALAFAATLALLTGIVFGLAPARQALAADVLPALKVDVSAPSRGTWRAGSLLIVVQTALSIVVLVGALLCIKSLRAIQAVDSGIDTTKVMTASFDLNMNHYDVDRGRQFIAALHNQVAAQPGVESVAFGTIVAFSDSLWVSGARPEGYRPAAGERLAFDFNTVSPGYFRTLGTPLAAGREFTEADRLDAAPVAIVNEALVRRFWPGQNAVGKRLDRGRRVVEIVGVVRDTRARKITEEPRPTIFLPLSQLYSSNVTIHVRSAADPRGVLGAVRAEIQNLDPGLAVSNLQTLDAQRNGSLYAERLSAALLGMLGLLALTLVAIGLYGILSYAVTQRTREIGVRSALGAQPHDLLRLVMARGLWLTTIGIAAGVALSLGLVRVIRGVLFQVSPLDPPTFVLVPLGLMAVAVAACWLPARRAARLNPLAALRRE